One Gemmatimonadaceae bacterium genomic window, CATTGGTAGATCCTTACACTTCCTTCGGCGGCTGTCCGCCGAGTTGGGCGTCAAGACCCCCTTTCAAACCGTGCATGCGGATTTCCCGCACACGGCTTACGGGTGGCCTCTCGGGTCGTCGCATTACGCAGCCTCCGGATAACGTACGATGCCTCGTAGGCGATAGAGCCCCAGGTTCCAGAAGGACTCGCGCGTCCAGCGCTCTGCCTCGCCCGGTCTCAGATGACGTCCCTTGCGCGCGAGGCGCAAGTGACGTAGCCGTTTCCAGACGTAGGTGTCGAGCTGGATGAAGCGCTTGGCGGCATTGCCGGTGCGGAAGTAGTTGCCCCAGCCCCGGATTATCGGGTTGAGATCGGCGATGACCTCGCGCAGATCCGCGTGGCATCGTGACCTCGGAGTCAACGCCTTCACGCGCTGCCTTATGCGCTGCATCGAGCGCTGGGACGGCCATCGCTGGAGGAAGTAGAGCTTGCGCCCCGTCATCTCCCAGAGCCGGCCGCTCAGACGCTTGTGCAGATGACAGCCGAGGAAATCGAACCCCTCTTTGCCGTCGAAGAGCTCGACCCGCCTCGTCTTATCCGGGTGCAGCTCGAGACCGAGGCGGCCCAGGATCACCCGGATCCGCTCCTCGGCCTGCTCGCACGCCGATCTCGTGCGGCACATCACCACGAAATCGTCCGCATAACGCACCAGCGTCCCCAAAGGGGCGCTATGGCGCGTCCACAGCACGTCGAGCACGTGCAGGTAGATGTTCGACAGCAAGGGCGAGATCACCCCGCCCTGCGGCGTACCCAGGACCGTCGGGTACACCTTGCCGTCCTCCATCACTCCCGCCTCAAGCCACTGCCGCAGCAGCTTGAGCACTTGCCGGTCCGAAACCCGCCGCGCCACGAGTCGCAACAGCTTCTCGTGGTCGATCGACCCGAAGTAGTCCCGGATGTCGGCATCGAGCACGTGGTGATGCCCCTTGGCGCCGAGCTTCCTCAGCGTCTCCAGTGCATCCGTCGCACTCCGCTTCGGCCGAAAGCCGTACGAGACCGACAAGAAATCCGCCTCGAAGATCGGCCCCAGCACCAGCTTCGCCGCCATCTGAACTACCCGATCCCGTACCGTCGGAATGCCCAGCGGCCGCTTTCTTCCGTCTGCCTTCGGGATATACCGGCGCAGCACCACCTCTGGCCGGTATTTCCTAGCCCGCAGCACGGCGGCCAGCTCTTCAATGAAGCGCTCGACGCCGTACCGCTCGATGTCGGCGATCGTCTCGGCATCGACGCCCGCCGCACCTTTCTTGGCCCGTACCCGCCTCCACGCCTCCCACAGGACGTCACTCCTGTGGATGTGGTCGTACAGGGCGTGAAAACGCCTTCCCGGGGACCGCTTGGCTGCGGCCCACAGTCGCCGTTGCAGGTAGCGCACTTTCTCGCGCGGCCCAAGGCCGCCGGGGTTGTTAGGTCCGGTCTTGCCGGCCATTCCCTCGCACGTGCCTGCTCCGACGACAACACCACCCCAGGGACCCTTCCCTCCCGCGGCGTTGTTCGCCGCCGCGATCTGCGGTACTA contains:
- the ltrA gene encoding group II intron reverse transcriptase/maturase, with product MAGKTGPNNPGGLGPREKVRYLQRRLWAAAKRSPGRRFHALYDHIHRSDVLWEAWRRVRAKKGAAGVDAETIADIERYGVERFIEELAAVLRARKYRPEVVLRRYIPKADGRKRPLGIPTVRDRVVQMAAKLVLGPIFEADFLSVSYGFRPKRSATDALETLRKLGAKGHHHVLDADIRDYFGSIDHEKLLRLVARRVSDRQVLKLLRQWLEAGVMEDGKVYPTVLGTPQGGVISPLLSNIYLHVLDVLWTRHSAPLGTLVRYADDFVVMCRTRSACEQAEERIRVILGRLGLELHPDKTRRVELFDGKEGFDFLGCHLHKRLSGRLWEMTGRKLYFLQRWPSQRSMQRIRQRVKALTPRSRCHADLREVIADLNPIIRGWGNYFRTGNAAKRFIQLDTYVWKRLRHLRLARKGRHLRPGEAERWTRESFWNLGLYRLRGIVRYPEAA